The Streptomyces laurentii genome contains a region encoding:
- a CDS encoding major facilitator superfamily MFS_1 protein (H+ Antiporter protein; TIGR00900;~identified by MetaGeneAnnotator; putative;~major facilitator superfamily MFS_1 protein [Streptomyces venezuelae ATCC10712]), which translates to MALTERIPPLMRERGFRRYWTGQTVSLAGDQITLMALPLAAVLVLGADAAEMGWLKTAELLPALLLNLPFGAWADRQARRRRVMIATDLGRAALVLSLPVAYLLDMLTLGQLYVVAFAVGALGVLFDVCNATLFVALVPVERYVQANSLVNGSRSMAWLAGPGAGGLLVQVLTAPFALVADAFTYLISAAYLARIAPAEPAPAPVRKGHFSEGLRWVLKNRSMRTLFAAAGTVQFFNFMFATLFVLYATTRLGLSAGVLGAILSAGAIGGLIGAATASAVVRRIGVGPSLVAGFLGFGVPLLLVPAAHGPKPLVIGLLFAAEFLSCVGVMLVDIASGSLQMALVPDAIRSRVMGAFRTLNHGFRPLGALAGGLLGSTLDLRPTLWIATIGTVLAVVWVLPSPLARLRELPKPQSGAAQPGPAPAAAEG; encoded by the coding sequence ATGGCGCTGACCGAACGCATACCCCCGCTGATGCGGGAGCGGGGATTCCGGCGGTACTGGACGGGGCAGACCGTCTCGCTCGCCGGCGACCAGATCACGCTCATGGCGCTGCCGCTCGCCGCCGTCCTCGTCCTCGGGGCCGACGCCGCCGAGATGGGCTGGCTGAAGACCGCCGAACTGCTGCCCGCGCTGTTGCTCAACCTGCCGTTCGGCGCCTGGGCCGACCGGCAGGCCCGGCGGCGGCGCGTCATGATCGCCACCGACCTGGGCCGCGCGGCACTCGTGCTGAGCCTGCCCGTCGCGTATCTGCTGGACATGCTGACGCTCGGCCAGTTGTACGTGGTGGCCTTCGCGGTGGGCGCGCTCGGCGTGCTCTTCGACGTGTGCAACGCGACGCTGTTCGTGGCGCTGGTGCCCGTCGAGCGCTATGTACAGGCGAACTCGCTGGTCAACGGCAGCCGTTCGATGGCCTGGCTGGCCGGGCCCGGCGCCGGCGGACTGCTCGTGCAGGTGCTGACGGCGCCGTTCGCGCTGGTCGCCGACGCTTTCACGTATCTGATCTCGGCGGCCTACCTCGCGCGGATCGCCCCCGCCGAGCCCGCCCCCGCGCCCGTGCGGAAGGGGCACTTCAGCGAGGGCCTGCGCTGGGTGCTGAAGAACCGGTCGATGCGGACGCTGTTCGCGGCCGCCGGCACGGTGCAGTTCTTCAACTTCATGTTCGCCACCCTCTTCGTGCTCTACGCGACGACCCGGCTGGGGCTGAGCGCGGGCGTCCTGGGCGCGATACTCAGCGCCGGGGCGATCGGCGGGCTGATCGGCGCGGCGACCGCGAGCGCGGTGGTCCGGCGGATCGGCGTCGGCCCCTCGCTGGTGGCCGGATTCCTGGGCTTCGGCGTGCCCCTGCTTCTGGTGCCCGCCGCCCATGGACCGAAGCCGCTGGTCATCGGTCTGCTGTTCGCCGCCGAATTCCTGTCCTGCGTCGGCGTGATGCTGGTCGACATCGCCTCCGGGTCCCTGCAGATGGCGCTGGTGCCCGACGCGATACGGTCCCGGGTGATGGGCGCGTTCCGGACCCTCAACCACGGTTTCCGCCCGCTCGGCGCACTCGCTGGCGGTCTGCTCGGCAGCACCCTCGACCTGCGGCCCACCCTGTGGATCGCGACGATCGGCACCGTGCTCGCCGTTGTGTGGGTGCTGCCCTCGCCGCTGGCACGGCTGCGCGAGCTGCCGAAGCCCCAGTCCGGGGCGGCCCAGCCTGGCCCGGCGCCGGCCGCGGCGGAGGGGTGA
- a CDS encoding hypothetical protein (DNA-binding protein [Streptomyces albus J1074];~Helix-hairpin-helix motif; pfam12836;~SLBB domain; pfam10531;~endonuclease III; includes endonuclease III (DNA-(apurinic or apyrimidinic site) lyase), alkylbase DNA glycosidases (Alka-family) and other DNA glycosidases; cl14786;~identified by MetaGeneAnnotator; putative), with protein MVVVDVGGKVRRPGVFTLPAGSRVTDALRAAGGSRPGTDLTGLNRARVLQDGEQVVVGLPAAAAGGAGAGGTPAGAASPPTGQAVPLSLSTATAEQLDALPGVGPVLARHIVEHRAEHGGFRSVAELRDVSGIGERRFADLAPLVRP; from the coding sequence GTGGTCGTGGTGGACGTCGGCGGCAAGGTGCGCCGGCCCGGGGTGTTCACGCTGCCCGCCGGGTCGCGCGTCACCGACGCCCTGCGCGCGGCGGGCGGAAGCCGCCCGGGTACGGACCTGACGGGACTCAACCGGGCCCGGGTGCTCCAGGACGGCGAACAGGTCGTCGTGGGCCTCCCGGCCGCTGCGGCCGGTGGTGCGGGAGCGGGTGGGACTCCGGCCGGAGCGGCCTCGCCGCCGACCGGTCAGGCCGTGCCGTTGAGCCTCAGCACGGCGACCGCCGAACAGCTCGACGCCCTGCCCGGGGTCGGCCCGGTCCTCGCCCGGCACATCGTCGAACACCGGGCGGAACACGGAGGATTCCGCTCGGTGGCCGAGCTGCGGGACGTGAGCGGGATCGGCGAGCGGCGGTTCGCGGATCTGGCACCGCTGGTCCGGCCATGA
- a CDS encoding regulatory protein, arsR (Arsenical Resistance Operon Repressor and similar prokaryotic, metal regulated homodimeric repressors. ARSR subfamily of helix-turn-helix bacterial transcription regulatory proteins (winged helix topology). Includes several proteins that appear to...; cd00090;~identified by MetaGeneAnnotator; putative;~putative DNA binding site [nucleotide binding];~putative Zn2+ binding site [ion binding];~regulatory protein, ArsR [Streptomyces venezuelae ATCC10712]): MSEHPSEQPRSVHLADPRALRAYAHPTRMTLVGLLRSEGPFTATRAAELTGESVASCSYHLRILAKYGLVEQAPGGKGREKPWRATARFTEWSDADENPAVAQAAAALSTAVVEHYLTRALRALEQRHTLPREWQEAERLGDTLLHLTPEELTGLGQGIEELLRPYEEREQDLARRPEGSRPVSVLQIAFVERGPYGTESVDPIDPTDSGEE; encoded by the coding sequence ATGTCGGAGCATCCCAGCGAGCAGCCTCGCAGTGTCCATCTCGCCGACCCCCGCGCCCTGCGCGCCTACGCCCATCCGACCCGGATGACGCTCGTGGGACTGCTGCGGAGCGAGGGGCCGTTCACCGCCACCCGGGCCGCCGAGCTGACCGGGGAGTCGGTCGCCAGTTGCTCGTACCACCTGCGGATACTCGCCAAGTACGGGCTGGTCGAGCAGGCGCCGGGCGGCAAGGGGCGGGAGAAGCCCTGGCGGGCGACGGCCCGGTTCACCGAGTGGTCGGACGCCGACGAGAACCCCGCGGTCGCGCAGGCGGCGGCCGCCCTCAGCACGGCCGTCGTGGAGCACTACCTGACCCGCGCGCTCCGCGCCCTGGAGCAGCGGCACACCCTGCCCAGGGAATGGCAGGAGGCGGAGCGGCTCGGCGACACGCTGCTCCACCTCACCCCCGAGGAACTGACCGGACTGGGCCAGGGAATCGAGGAGTTGCTGCGCCCCTACGAGGAACGCGAGCAGGACCTCGCGCGGCGGCCGGAGGGATCCCGGCCCGTGTCCGTCCTGCAGATCGCCTTCGTCGAGCGGGGGCCGTACGGCACCGAATCCGTCGACCCCATCGACCCCACCGACAGTGGAGAGGAGTGA
- a CDS encoding hypothetical protein (Hypothetical protein XNR_4373 [Streptomyces albus J1074];~identified by MetaGeneAnnotator; putative) translates to MSDVRHVLVLPDRDAAEEVAGELADRFGVPEEPQLVRDALAGEDDAEDAQWLVVVEDPDGRLDPKDLDALAGEYEGWLEAP, encoded by the coding sequence GTGAGCGATGTGAGACACGTACTGGTGCTGCCCGACCGCGACGCGGCCGAGGAGGTCGCCGGCGAACTGGCCGACCGGTTCGGCGTCCCCGAGGAGCCGCAGCTCGTCCGCGACGCCCTGGCCGGCGAGGACGACGCCGAGGACGCCCAGTGGCTGGTGGTGGTCGAGGACCCGGACGGGCGCCTCGACCCGAAGGACCTGGACGCCCTGGCCGGTGAGTACGAGGGCTGGCTGGAAGCGCCCTAG
- a CDS encoding degV domain-containing protein (DegV domain-containing protein [Streptomyces davawensis JCM4913];~EDD domain protein, DegV family; TIGR00762;~Uncharacterized protein, DegV family COG1307; pfam02645;~identified by MetaGeneAnnotator; putative) — MSRHVAIVTDSTAYLPAQALERHAVTVVPLTVVIGDRALEEGTEISARSLAEALQKRRAVTTSRPAPEVFAAAYRAAAEAGAQGIVSLHLSGEFSGTYDAAVLAAAEAPVPVRVVDTRMVGMALGFCALAAAEVVETGGSLDEAVAAAEKRAAGTSAYFYVDTLDYLRRGGRIGAAQALLGSALAVKPLLELEGGRIELREKVRTASKAIARLEEIAVERAGSGPVDVAVHHLSAPERAAALAERLRERLPGVGDLQVTEVGAVIGAHTGPGLLAVVVSPR, encoded by the coding sequence ATGTCCCGGCATGTCGCGATCGTCACCGATTCCACGGCCTACCTGCCTGCCCAGGCGCTGGAGCGGCACGCCGTCACCGTCGTCCCGCTCACCGTCGTCATCGGGGACCGCGCGCTGGAAGAGGGCACCGAGATCTCGGCCCGCTCGCTCGCGGAAGCGCTGCAGAAGCGGCGCGCGGTGACCACCTCCCGCCCCGCCCCCGAAGTCTTCGCCGCCGCCTACCGTGCCGCCGCCGAGGCGGGGGCCCAGGGCATCGTCTCGCTGCATCTGTCCGGCGAGTTCTCCGGTACGTACGACGCGGCCGTGCTCGCTGCGGCCGAGGCACCTGTGCCCGTGCGGGTCGTCGACACCCGGATGGTGGGGATGGCCCTCGGCTTCTGCGCGCTGGCGGCGGCCGAGGTCGTCGAGACGGGCGGCTCGCTCGACGAGGCCGTGGCGGCGGCCGAGAAGCGGGCCGCGGGCACGTCCGCGTACTTCTATGTCGACACCCTCGACTATCTGCGCCGAGGCGGGCGCATCGGCGCCGCCCAGGCCCTGCTCGGTTCGGCGCTGGCCGTGAAACCGCTGCTCGAACTCGAAGGCGGGCGGATCGAACTGCGGGAGAAGGTGCGCACGGCCTCCAAGGCCATCGCGCGCCTGGAGGAGATCGCCGTCGAACGCGCCGGGAGCGGACCCGTCGACGTGGCCGTCCACCACCTCTCCGCCCCCGAACGGGCCGCCGCCCTGGCCGAGCGGCTGCGCGAGCGGCTGCCGGGCGTGGGAGACCTCCAGGTCACCGAGGTTGGCGCGGTAATCGGCGCGCACACCGGGCCGGGACTGCTCGCGGTCGTCGTCTCACCGCGCTGA
- a CDS encoding comEC/rec2-related protein (ComEC or Rec2-related protein [Streptomyces venezuelae ATCC10712];~Competence protein; pfam03772;~Metallo-beta-lactamase superfamily; cl00446;~identified by MetaGeneAnnotator; putative), whose translation MSTDPRRPVVWDEGPADLRLVPPALAVWGGAALAVGVAGWWTVAGVLLCLGAATPLLRPGARHGPRAIAGAGVLVCAAAGAASGALHAADLRRGPVPELARSGGRVTAEVAVTADPRLIRSPVGGARAAPPLVAVAGEVTRIEDRDGVAHRTRAPVLVLVPARDGPGESRREWLALLPSTGLAVTGRLAPARPGDTIAAVLRADGGPPRITGPPSGLQRTAGALRAGLRRATDPLPTDARALLPGLVVGDTSRIEPDLKEAFEATDLTHLLAVSGSNLTVVLLLLIGRPGTAQRAERGGLAPRLGIPLRATACAGGGLTLAFVVVCRPDPSVLRAAACGLVTLLALATGRRRSLLPALAAAVLALVLYDPWLARSYGFLLSVLATGALLTIAPRWSDALRRRRVPGRLAEALAATLAAQALCAPVVAVFAARVSLVGVPANLLAEVAVAPATVLGFAALGLAPVWPWAAGQVAWVASLPAGWIARVARTGAELPGARVAWPDGWWGGLLLAALTGLLVLAAWRMPYRRWIGAGCAVLLLLAVVRPPPLVRLVTGWPPPGWVFALCQVGQGDATVLAAGGDSAVVVDAGPDPAPVDRCLSELGVHRVPLVVLSHFHADHVAGLPGVLRGRTVGAIQTTGFDEPPEQAEFVRRTARAAGVPVVRAIAGERRAIGPLEWRVLWPGAGAPGGITESGESAANDASVVLFVKAAGGLSLLLLGDLEPAAQRGLARVYPRLPPVDVLKVAHHGSSHQDPGLIRAVRPRLALVSAGRDNPYGHPSPRTVRALRDRGARVLSTDRDGAIAVTGTGPGLAAHTFVGANPL comes from the coding sequence ATGAGCACGGACCCGCGCCGGCCGGTCGTGTGGGACGAAGGCCCGGCCGATCTGCGGCTCGTCCCGCCGGCCCTCGCCGTATGGGGCGGGGCGGCGCTCGCGGTGGGCGTCGCCGGCTGGTGGACGGTCGCCGGAGTACTGCTCTGCCTGGGTGCCGCGACGCCCCTGCTGCGGCCCGGCGCCCGGCACGGACCACGGGCGATCGCCGGTGCCGGAGTTCTGGTGTGCGCCGCCGCCGGAGCCGCGTCCGGCGCCCTGCACGCGGCCGACCTGCGCCGGGGGCCGGTGCCCGAACTCGCCCGTTCCGGCGGCCGGGTGACGGCCGAGGTGGCGGTCACCGCCGACCCCCGGCTCATCCGCTCGCCTGTGGGCGGCGCCCGGGCGGCACCACCGCTCGTGGCCGTCGCGGGCGAGGTGACCCGGATCGAGGATCGTGACGGGGTGGCACATCGTACGAGGGCGCCGGTCCTGGTGCTCGTACCGGCGCGGGACGGGCCGGGAGAGAGCCGCCGGGAGTGGCTGGCCCTGCTGCCGTCGACCGGCCTCGCCGTGACGGGGCGGCTCGCGCCGGCCCGGCCCGGGGACACCATCGCCGCCGTGCTGCGGGCCGACGGCGGGCCGCCCAGGATCACCGGACCGCCCAGCGGCCTCCAGCGCACCGCCGGCGCGCTGCGCGCCGGGCTGCGGCGGGCGACCGACCCGCTGCCGACGGATGCCCGGGCGCTGCTGCCGGGCCTGGTGGTCGGGGACACGTCCCGGATCGAGCCCGACCTGAAGGAGGCCTTCGAAGCCACCGACCTCACCCACTTGCTCGCCGTCTCGGGCTCGAACCTCACGGTTGTGTTGTTGCTCCTCATCGGCCGGCCCGGCACTGCCCAGCGGGCCGAGCGGGGCGGGCTCGCGCCCCGGCTGGGCATCCCGCTGCGGGCGACGGCGTGTGCTGGGGGAGGGCTGACGCTCGCGTTCGTCGTGGTGTGCCGGCCCGATCCGAGCGTGCTGCGTGCGGCGGCGTGCGGGCTCGTCACCCTGCTCGCCCTCGCGACCGGCCGGCGCCGCTCGCTGCTGCCGGCCCTCGCCGCGGCGGTGCTCGCCCTGGTGCTCTACGACCCGTGGCTGGCGCGGAGTTACGGTTTCCTGCTCTCCGTCCTCGCCACCGGCGCGCTGCTCACGATCGCCCCGCGCTGGAGCGACGCCCTGCGCCGGCGGCGGGTGCCGGGCCGGCTCGCGGAGGCGCTGGCCGCGACGCTCGCGGCCCAGGCGCTGTGCGCGCCCGTCGTGGCGGTGTTCGCGGCCCGGGTGAGTCTGGTGGGCGTGCCCGCCAACCTGCTCGCGGAAGTGGCGGTGGCCCCGGCCACGGTGCTCGGCTTCGCCGCGCTCGGCCTCGCGCCGGTGTGGCCCTGGGCCGCCGGGCAGGTGGCGTGGGTCGCGTCCCTGCCGGCCGGGTGGATCGCCCGGGTGGCCCGCACCGGGGCGGAGCTGCCCGGCGCCCGGGTGGCCTGGCCGGACGGCTGGTGGGGCGGGCTGCTGCTCGCCGCGCTGACCGGGCTCCTGGTCCTCGCCGCGTGGCGGATGCCGTACCGGCGGTGGATCGGGGCGGGCTGTGCCGTGCTGCTCCTCCTGGCGGTGGTCCGGCCGCCGCCACTGGTCCGGCTGGTCACCGGCTGGCCGCCGCCGGGCTGGGTGTTCGCCCTGTGCCAGGTCGGCCAGGGCGACGCGACCGTGCTCGCGGCCGGTGGGGACAGCGCGGTCGTCGTGGACGCGGGGCCCGACCCGGCACCGGTCGACCGCTGTCTGAGCGAGCTGGGTGTGCACCGCGTTCCGCTGGTGGTGCTCAGCCACTTCCACGCGGACCATGTGGCCGGTCTGCCGGGGGTGCTGCGCGGTCGGACGGTGGGTGCCATCCAGACGACGGGGTTCGACGAGCCGCCGGAGCAGGCGGAGTTCGTGCGGCGTACCGCGAGGGCCGCCGGGGTGCCGGTGGTGCGGGCGATAGCGGGGGAGCGGCGCGCGATCGGCCCGCTGGAGTGGCGGGTGCTGTGGCCGGGGGCCGGTGCGCCGGGCGGGATCACGGAATCGGGGGAGTCGGCGGCGAACGACGCGAGTGTCGTGCTGTTCGTCAAGGCCGCGGGCGGACTGAGCCTGTTGCTGCTCGGCGACCTCGAACCTGCGGCCCAGCGGGGCCTGGCGCGCGTGTATCCGAGGCTGCCGCCCGTCGACGTGCTGAAGGTGGCCCATCACGGCTCGTCCCACCAGGACCCGGGGCTGATACGGGCGGTGCGGCCCCGGTTGGCGCTGGTGTCGGCAGGCCGGGACAACCCGTACGGGCATCCGTCACCGCGCACGGTCCGGGCCCTGCGGGACCGCGGGGCGCGGGTGCTGAGCACGGACCGGGACGGGGCGATCGCGGTCACCGGCACCGGGCCTGGGCTCGCCGCGCACACGTTCGTCGGCGCGAATCCCTTGTAA